AGCGAGCCGCAGGTCGACCGTCGGCCCCAGCCGATCACGGTCGAGCCGACCGGTGTGAGCGAGCACGCCTGATGTTCTGGTACGTCCTCAAGCTCCTGATCCTGCTGCCGCTGATCGGCGCGATGATCTGGGGCAGCCTCAAGCTCGCCAAGAAGATGCAAGGCCAGTTCGGCGCGCCCGCCGGTGGCGGCAGCAAGGCCGTGCGGATCGTGGAGAGCACCATGCTCTCGCCGACCATGCGCCTCGCCGTGATCGAATTCCATGGCCGCGAGATCCTCGTTTCCACCTCGCGCAACGGCCTCACCCGCCTTGCCGAAGCCCCGGCCCGCCCGGCCGGCTTCGCCACCGCACAGGACGTCATCCAGTGATCCCACGCCTCGTCCGGTCCATTGCGGCGCTCGCCGCGCTGACTGGCTCCACGATCGTCCACGCGCAGGTCGGCGCGGTCAACGCCGCTGCCGCCGGGGACACCGCCGTCTCGGGCGCGCTCGACCGCGCTTTCGGCCAGCTTTCGGGCGCAGGGGGCGAGCCGCTGAGCCTGTCGCTCCAGCTGCTGCTGGTGATGGGCCTTCTCACCATCCTGCCCGCACTGCTGCTGATGATGACCAGCTTCACGCGCATCATCGTGGTGCTCGCGATCCTGCGGCAGGCATTGGGTCTTCAGCAATCGCCGCCCAACCAGGTGCTGATCGGGATCAGCCTGT
The genomic region above belongs to Qipengyuania spongiae and contains:
- a CDS encoding flagellar biosynthetic protein FliO, which codes for MFWYVLKLLILLPLIGAMIWGSLKLAKKMQGQFGAPAGGGSKAVRIVESTMLSPTMRLAVIEFHGREILVSTSRNGLTRLAEAPARPAGFATAQDVIQ